The Cucurbita pepo subsp. pepo cultivar mu-cu-16 chromosome LG05, ASM280686v2, whole genome shotgun sequence nucleotide sequence CCCGTTTGAAGCTAAGatcatcatattttttttaaagttcatataGTTCTTAGCTTTGTGTTCGTCTAGactaacattattttaaatgatatatagcaaaatgataaattaatacacttaaaaagttaaatccaaatatctatttaaaataaaaatatatattaaagcaAAATTAGATgcataaattttgatttttccccTCAAATTCAAGTGAACCATTGTACATGACCATTATGTACGGAACATTAATTTGGTATTGGGCTTTGGGTTCTGAAAGCCCAAATAATTTTGTCTTCCAAAGCCCACCTTGCAAATACGTTGATATTGGGCTACATCAAATGAAGTATAGCTGGGCTTTGGGTTCTGAAAGCCCAAATAATTTTGTCTTCCAAAGCCCACCTTGCAAATACGTTGATATTGGGCTACATCAAATGAAGTATAGCTGGGCTTTGGGTTCTGAAAGCCCAAATAATTTTGTCTTCCAAAGCCCACCTTGCAAATACGTTGATATTGGGCTACATCAAATGAAGTATAATTGGGCTTTGGGTTCTGAAAGCCCAAATAATTTTGTCTTCCAAAGCCCACCTTGCAAATACGTTGATATTGGGCTACATCAAATGAAGTATAGCTGGGCTTTGGGTTCTGAAAGCCCAAATAATTTTGTCTTCCAAAGCCCACCTTGCAAATGCATAAGACTGGTATTTAACGAGGgtctaaaatattattaaatttattagggcattttatattttttacataGAAATTATTCATTCtctataataaagaaaataaatagataatattaCAGGAATATCAGTGTTTCATGATAAGAACTATTGCACACATTGTAGAGCTCGATCATGTCAAATAGTCGAGAAAAAGAGAATCAAATGATTACACGACAGGAAATCAAAAAGGTAGgaagtaaaattgaaaatagacACAAGTTTCACGGATTCGTAAAGGAATATGAAAGGGATTGAGGTTAAAGTAGCAATGCTTTTGAGGGGTTCCTTTTGTCTGCTAAGGTTTGCATAGGTGATGAGACATGAAGGATCAacaaattagtttatttattttaaataaaaataaaagggtagGGGTAAAagtggattaaaaaaaagattaaaggattcaaaattcaaaaacacaAGTGGCTGGGTTGGGTTGGGGGGAAAGAAATTGGATTATAATAAGATTAAGGGGTTAATGGAGCATGTGGGTGTTGTTGAATTGGTGGGTTTAATTATAAAGCTAAGATTAGAGATTAGGGATTAGGGCAGCTTGCCCTAATTATGGGCACTGAAGACTGTGCCCACCCTCTGTAAGGAACCacgctttatttatttatttattttttttttcttaattatctcttaattttcactttccagatggattatttatttatttatttatttattatggaaattaatttgattggagtAAAAAGGGTGGTGGATATGGGTGAAATAAATGAGTTAAGAAGGGGCCCATCAACTGGTGCATAGCAGAGGATAGAATCCAAAATTCTTCtgcccataaaaaaaaaaaaaattaaataaataaaaataataataattgaagatATTTGTCCTTTGAGCATCCTACCAAAATACATTGAAAAGATAGATggatttattttgtttaggcTTCGAACACATGGACTCCTAAGTTGTCTCTAAATCATAccccatttctctctcctctctaatATCTTTGTTGCTTTCTCTATCAATCTATCTAGTTACTGTCTTTAGATCTGGTTCGTTCGactattatttgatttttaccTACTAGTTACTTACTGTGTTCAAAATTCAAGTAAAATAAGTAGCTGAGAGTGAAAGTACATTGAACGACTGTTCTTATGTAACTGTGTTCTCCCACAAGACGATAGTCGAGGCGGAGTGAGGTGGGGTCGGGATGTGTCGTAGTCTCTCATTGAATTCAAAGGGTATTATAGATTGAATTGAGAGTTTAATTATGAGGGAAGACATAGATAGGTGGTAATAGGAGAGTTTTTATTATTGAGTGAGCTCATATGGGAGCATGTGCCCACAAGAGGAAACCAAAAGAGGGTTTTGGACTGATGTTGAGTATATGTTTGTTTTGGATTCCAAGTCAACCAAACCTCTCTTTCTTGGAAAGTGATGGTGTTGGTAGCACATTCCCATCAATCATTCTATTACTAAACTCCAATTCTCATCTTTTTTAACTTCTTCAACAATCCCATTTAAGGTTATTACGTTTCGTATATTTGACTCGTTTTGATGAATGTATCTACGACGAAGAAAGTAATAGTAGACGAAAGTGGCAAACTTTATGGAGTATTTTTTGAAAGATAGAATCTTTTAGAGAGGGACATCAAACAATTTCTAAGAATTAGAAGTTTTGACTTTGATGAAACGCAACTAAGGCAAGGAAATTAGATGGATGCACGTTGGTTTATGACTATAAATGTGACAATGAAGCCTAAGACCAAGAGGAGGTAACCAAGAAGGTAATAATGGACAAGGCATTTATAAAGTAGCTCAAAATTATTGCACGAAAAGTGGGAATATCTTTAATGGGGTAGTTTCAGAAATCCCATTTacaatatcttttttaaaatccaattagaatcaaactaaaaaaccccaagaaattagggtttgattgGGAGTAAATGGGCCATTGATCATGGAGGCGGagggggaggaggaggaggaggaggaggaggagctaAGAGAgacgaaaagaaaagggctTTTGGTAAGAAAGTtggtttccttttttcttttttggggaTAAAAGTTAATACccagaaaagaagaacaaacaaagTGGCCGTCTACAACTCCAagagcctttttttttaagatgaatgaatgaatgaatgaatccAGAAGGCCAAACCACTGGGTTTTTCTCTGCAGTTTATAAAAGTTCTTGGTGGGTTTGTGGAGCCTACAAAGGTTATAAACTTGGTCAGATCCGTGGCCTGGgacccttcatttttttaaaaaatttgttggcCTCCCCTTCAAGCGGTGTGTGTACCTTTGCTTTCAGACCCAAAAATTCTCCATCTCTCTCAGAAACAGTGAGACTTTGttgtttagagagagaatagAGGGGGCGAGTGGGGTTATTCTGTTAGCATTTTAGAGGGAGTGTTTGTCTAATATCAGAAGGCCAGGGGTCAGCAGCCacttggattttcttttttcttcctctgaaaAAGGTTACCCAATacttccctttcttttcatctCTGCAAACAAGTTTTCCTATCCCATTCTGCAAATGCCTCTTTCTTAAATCTATGTGAAAACACTAAGACTTCATTCTAAATTCTAACACAAAACTCTCCTCTTCTTATCCCCTTTCAACATTCATTCACCTTTCTTTTCACTGTTCCAatgcttgcttgcttgcttgcttgcttgcttgaTTGTGTTCTAGGCTCTTGGAATCACTTCTTGCAGCTTTTGGTGTCTGTTTGGATTCCTGGAATTTGAACTTTGTTCAGTTTTTGTGCTctgttcttttcatttcattgatGAGTTTATGAATCTAGAGGGCATAAGATCGAATGCCCATGTGAAAACTTTCCAGATTTGAAGTCCAGTGAGTAATCAGATCTGAGTATGTTCAtctttatttctataattattgtCTTTTGAGCTGTTGGGTTGAGATATGGGCTTTCTGCTTGAAAATTtctggtttttcttctttcctgtAATGTCTCTTTTAGATCTTGAATGCCATTAAATTTGCCTGCCCATTTGTTTGATGCCATTAAAGATAATGCTGCAAATGAAttcattctttgttttttgtattttgtttttcaaaggGGTGTCACATTCAGAATGCAAGTTTTAGATTTTGTGTAATGAGTTAAAGAATGAGCTTTTGTGGATATGGACGTTGGAGAAGAAAGCTCCCGGTTTGGGTCCTTGCCTGCTACAACTTCTAGAAATttgtcgtcgtcgtcttcgACGTTCTTTTCAGCACTTCCTTCGCCATTCTTTTCTCCACGGTCATCGACATGTCGAAGGTCAGAAGCAACAAAGGCTGACATGGGATGTGAAAGCATGGACTTCAGAGTTGATCCGGTAAACTCAAGTGTGGTGGTTCCAGATTCTGAATCTTTGTTGAAAGCTAAATTTGCAGTTTCGGATTTGATTCGAAATCCAGAAACTTGTACTCCGGGTGATTGTCGGAAGCTCGATCAGGCTTCATCGTCAACTGGTGTATCTGGAAGTACTCCTTATAGTAGAAGCCTTCCTCATGGAAATAACTATTTGAGGCCTAGAGAAATGTACAAAAAGCTTAGCAGAAGTAACTTTACTTCTTACACAGCCGATCCGATTTCGATTTCCTCGACTAGACTAAGGAGTTATGACGTTTTCATAGGTTTGCACGGTTCCAAGCCTTCATTGCTGCGGTTTGCTAATTGGCTTCAAGCAGAGATGGAGGTTCATGGGATGAGTTGCTTTGTGTCTGATAGAGCAAAATGTAGGAATTCTCGCAAGCATCGAGTTATTGAGAGGGCGATGGATGCATCCTCGTTTGGAGTTGTGATTCTAACAAAGAAGTCGTTCCAGAATCCTTACACCATCGAGGAGCTGCGGTTTTTTTCTGGTAAGAAGAACCTGGTTCCAATATTTTTTGACTTGAGTCCAGGAGATTGTCTTGCCAGAGACATTGTGGAGAAAAGGGGAGATTTGTGGGAAAAACATGGTGGTGACTTGTGGATTCTGTATGGAGGATTGGAGAAGGAATGGAAAGAAGCCATCAAAGGGCTTTGTCGGGTCGACGAGTGGAAATTCGAAGCTCAGAATGGTAACTGGAGGGACTGCATACTGAAAGCCGTTATGCTACTTGCAATGAGGTTGGGAAGGCGAAGCATTGTCGAGCGCTTGACGAAATGGAGGGAGAAGGTAGAGAAAGAAGAGTTCCCTTTCCCCCGAAACGAGAATTTCGTAGGCAGGAAGAAAGAATTATCAGAGCTAGAGTTCATACTTTTTGGGAATATAGCTGGTGATTCCGAAAGAGATTACTTCGAACTTATAGCTCGACCGAGACGAAAGAATCTGACCCTTGGCTGCAGTAAAAGCAGCTCACTTGAAGAGAAACAGCACCAACAAGCAGTAGAAACACGAAACAAGAAGGGTAAAGAACCTATTGTGTGGAAGGAGTCCGAAAAAGAGATCGAAATGCAAAGCATTGAATTTCCTCAGCGGCATCGACGACTGAAGACAAAAAGTGGGGAAAGGTATGccaagagaaagaaaacagcCAAAATTTTGTACGGAAAAGGTATAGCTTGTGTTTCGGGGGACTCGGGAATCGGTAAGACCGAGCTTCTTTTAGAATTCGCGTATCGACATCACCAAAAGTACAAGATGGTTTTATGGATTGGAGGTGAAAGCAGATATATCAGGCAGAATTATCTGAACTTAGGTTCCTTCCTAGAAGTTGATGTAGGATTTGGAAGCTTTTCAGCTAAAAGCAAGATCAAGAATTTTGAGGAGCAGGAAGAGGCAGCCATTTCAAGAATTCGTACAGAGCTGATGAGAAACGTTCCGTTTTTGCTGATAATCGATAATTTAGAGTGCGAAAAGGATTGGTGGGATCACAAACTTGTGATGGATCTTCTCCCTCGTTTTGGTGGCGAGACGCATATCATAATATCCACTCGACTTCCTCGTGTAATGAATTTGGAACCGTTGAAACTGTCTTACTTGTCGGGGGCTGAAGCAATGTGTTTAATGCAAGGAAGCGTTCGAGACTACTCGATTGCAGAGATCGATGTTTTGAGAATGATCGAAGAGAAAGTTGGAAGGTTAACGTTAGGCCTTGCGATAATTGGTGCGATCTTATCTGAGCTTCCCATAACACCAACTAGATTGTTGGATACAACCAATAGAATGCCTGTCAAAGATCAATCATGGAGTGGTAGAGAAGCTCATGTTTTCCGACGCAATACGTTCCTTATGCAGCTTTTCGAAGTGTGTTTCTCCATTTTCGACCATGCCGAGGGGCCACGGAGCTTGGCAACTAGAATGGCTCTAGCGAGTGGTTGGTTCGGTCCTGCTGCTATTCCCATTTCGCAATTAGCCCTTGCAGCTCACAAGATACCCGAAAAGCGACAGCGAACGAGGTTATGGAAGAAGTTGTTACGTTCCATGGCTTGTGGTATTACTTCATCTTACATGAAAAAGTCAGAAGCGGAAGCAACTTCCATGCTGTTAAGGTTCAATATGGCAAGAAGCAGTGCCAAACAGGGATGTCTACAATTCAATGATCTCGTAAAGCTATATGCACGCAAGAGAGGCGTGGACGGAGTTGCACAAGCGATGGTTCAAGCTGTCATGACGCGCCCCTCGATCATTCATCACTCCGAACATTTGTGGGCAGCTTGTTTCTTGCTCTTCGGGTTTGGTCGGGACCCTGTAGTCGTCGAACTCAAAGTCTCGGAGCTATTGTACGTCATAAAAGAAGTGGTCTTGCCGCTTGCCGTGAGGACATTTCTCACATTCTCCCAATGCACCACCGCGTTGGAACTTCTCCGGCTATGCACGAACGCATTAGAAGCTGCCGATCAAGCCTTCGTCACACCGGTCGAGAAGTGGTTCGATAAGTCACTTTGCTGGAGGCCAGTTCAAACAACTGCACAGCTGAATCCTTATCTTTGGCAGGAGCTAGCTCTGTGCAGAGCAACACTATTAGAAACCCGAGCGAGGCTAATGCTAAGAGGGGGACAATTCGACATCGGGGACGATCTAATCCGAAAGGCCATCTTCATCAGAACTTCGATATCAGGCGAGGATCATCCAGATACAAAATCCGCTCGAGAAACTCTCAGTAAACTCAATAGGCTTATTGCTAATTTCCATATTCATTCTCCTCCATAGgttcaataattttgtttattaggTAAAGTTTTTAGTAGCTAGATTGATTATATACCAGAATGTCAAATAAACCAGTGTATACTTTCCCAGCAAATTCTTTAATACCAATCTAACCCCGACTTCGATTTCTCCATTGTCGTGTTTTCCGTTCAACCACGACGAGC carries:
- the LOC111794735 gene encoding uncharacterized protein LOC111794735, giving the protein MDVGEESSRFGSLPATTSRNLSSSSSTFFSALPSPFFSPRSSTCRRSEATKADMGCESMDFRVDPVNSSVVVPDSESLLKAKFAVSDLIRNPETCTPGDCRKLDQASSSTGVSGSTPYSRSLPHGNNYLRPREMYKKLSRSNFTSYTADPISISSTRLRSYDVFIGLHGSKPSLLRFANWLQAEMEVHGMSCFVSDRAKCRNSRKHRVIERAMDASSFGVVILTKKSFQNPYTIEELRFFSGKKNLVPIFFDLSPGDCLARDIVEKRGDLWEKHGGDLWILYGGLEKEWKEAIKGLCRVDEWKFEAQNGNWRDCILKAVMLLAMRLGRRSIVERLTKWREKVEKEEFPFPRNENFVGRKKELSELEFILFGNIAGDSERDYFELIARPRRKNLTLGCSKSSSLEEKQHQQAVETRNKKGKEPIVWKESEKEIEMQSIEFPQRHRRLKTKSGERYAKRKKTAKILYGKGIACVSGDSGIGKTELLLEFAYRHHQKYKMVLWIGGESRYIRQNYLNLGSFLEVDVGFGSFSAKSKIKNFEEQEEAAISRIRTELMRNVPFLLIIDNLECEKDWWDHKLVMDLLPRFGGETHIIISTRLPRVMNLEPLKLSYLSGAEAMCLMQGSVRDYSIAEIDVLRMIEEKVGRLTLGLAIIGAILSELPITPTRLLDTTNRMPVKDQSWSGREAHVFRRNTFLMQLFEVCFSIFDHAEGPRSLATRMALASGWFGPAAIPISQLALAAHKIPEKRQRTRLWKKLLRSMACGITSSYMKKSEAEATSMLLRFNMARSSAKQGCLQFNDLVKLYARKRGVDGVAQAMVQAVMTRPSIIHHSEHLWAACFLLFGFGRDPVVVELKVSELLYVIKEVVLPLAVRTFLTFSQCTTALELLRLCTNALEAADQAFVTPVEKWFDKSLCWRPVQTTAQLNPYLWQELALCRATLLETRARLMLRGGQFDIGDDLIRKAIFIRTSISGEDHPDTKSARETLSKLNRLIANFHIHSPP